The following coding sequences lie in one Ignavibacteria bacterium genomic window:
- a CDS encoding flavodoxin-dependent (E)-4-hydroxy-3-methylbut-2-enyl-diphosphate synthase has translation IGTLLAEGIGDTIRVSLTDEPVKEIEVGKEILRSLGLASRNIELIACPTCGRLEVDLFGIMAQLEEKLAGIKKPIKIAVLGCVVNGPGEASEADIGIAAGKGVAILYRKGEVIKKVREEEIVSTILEEVEKFVPENN, from the coding sequence GAATCGGAACGTTGCTTGCAGAAGGAATTGGCGATACGATTCGTGTTTCGCTGACGGATGAACCGGTAAAAGAAATTGAAGTGGGAAAAGAAATTTTGCGCTCACTCGGACTTGCATCGCGGAATATTGAACTCATCGCTTGCCCCACGTGCGGACGATTGGAAGTAGATTTGTTCGGAATAATGGCGCAACTCGAAGAAAAACTTGCGGGAATAAAAAAGCCAATTAAGATTGCAGTGCTTGGCTGCGTTGTGAATGGTCCCGGCGAAGCAAGCGAAGCAGATATTGGAATCGCGGCGGGAAAAGGTGTTGCCATTCTCTATCGCAAAGGAGAAGTAATAAAGAAAGTGCGCGAAGAAGAAATCGTTTCAACGATTTTGGAAGAAGTAGAAAAGTTTGTGCCGGAAAATAATTGA